DNA from Magnolia sinica isolate HGM2019 chromosome 19, MsV1, whole genome shotgun sequence:
CTTCGGCTGCATTTCTTTTTTAGTGCTTTGTGGTTTTGGGCTTGTATCCTTTTCGCTTGGGTTCTTCTTAATAAATTATcgttctctctcaaaaaaaattattattattattattttttaataacaacagggtgtccccgccccttttgAAGGCAGGACTATTCCCTGAGTAGGCATGCAATCACCtgcaaaccacgtgcatcgggtaagtGCACAGGATGGGAATTGAAACCGTGTCTGTGGCGAGCACACCCACAATGTTGGCCGTTCGCCCAAACCCACGtcgggcaaaaaaaaaatttatgtgacctctaagaaaacataaaaataaacacAAGCAAAAGGAGAATGCAAAAAGTGATTAGCATGCAGTGAAACAGAAATAACATCTCACTTGGATACTTGTAGGgattatataacatatatactcCAGAAAATTCCTTCAGTTACACATTCAGGTTATAATTTATCATCCCTAATTGTTTTTATCGAACCTCAAACTTCAGTGGCTTGAAAAAAACATATACATGAGCTGTTGAATGAACTTAACTGCAAAAATCATACGAGTTCTGTGAACAAGAGGAAGAGATCTTTGAGGATCCATCAGCTCTCTTAACATCCTTTTAACAAAAAATGGCAGGTCTCGCAACCTCTGTGGGGGGGAATTAAAAGAGCAGATTATAACAATAATAACAACAAAACATGCTTTGAGTAAAAGATATCTAACTACGATTTATTCCAAGACATGTTAAATGTGTTATAGTCTAGACGTGATGGGGAGAAAGTTAGAGCAGTTGTGTAACTGGCATTATCCATATTATTCAGCATAAATTCTCTAGTCAGATAAAATCAACTACCATCACAATCTACCATTCCATCAAATCTCaagttttatataatatatactactCCATTTTAAAGAATAGAAAAAGAATCATTAACGCATAACACAAGCTCGCATCATAATATGTGTGAAATTATACCCGATATTAACGTAATGTTCTTGTGGACTCCAAGAGGGTttcacacagtttcctgtggtgtagccctctttagttttgaatctacctgatTTCCAGGCTTACATTAACATGAGCTGAGACAACATATGGACAGAGCAGATGTCACACAAGAAGCAAGAAAAGAATAATACACCCAACAAAAAGGAAAAACCGAAATCAAACTAGGGGAGAGGCCACACAGGCCTACACAAAGCGAACCCAGCCCTCTAAGAAAGTTTTAACTTTTGTAATAGCCTCCACCTCCCTAGCTGGAACATTTCTCAAGCAACACCCATTCCTCGTCCCCTATATTACTCAAAACACGGCCATAATGAGCAATCTCCAGGTCGCTTTACCACATTTTCCGATCCCGCTGCCGTGCCACGCCCAAAGAAGATCCTCCACCATAGCCGGCATCACCCAATCCATATGTGGAATAACGATAAGAAATTACTCCAGGGGCAATGAATAAAAAGCTGGTCAATCGACTCCCCACTATTCATGCACAACAAACAAATATAAGGAAGAACCATAGCCCTTCTCTGCCAATTATCGATAGCGAGAATCCTCTTTCAACAAACCAACCACATGAAGACTGCAACCTGGGGCGGGCCACCATAAAACCAATGCTGGAACGGATGGATAGGGGATCACAGCGAAGGACCCCAAATCAAGCGGAAGAGAGACTTAACGAAGAACTTCCCTGAAGAATTACCACTCCAAACAATTTCATCCTCCCAGAAACGTCAATTTTAATGTTACCAAGGATCTGGAGCAAGTCAACGAGCTTGCCTATCTAAGCATCCAATCAGTCAACGAGGTTGCCTATATCCACTACCATACATGTGATATATCTTTGTATATATTACGTCAAATTCCTTGTAATCTTAATTAGTATGTAATAGGCTATATGGGACTATCTTTGGAGAAGAGATAAGAATGTACTGCCTGCTGTCTATATAATGGAATGCTCTCTCACGTTGAGACACAAGTTGAACAACAGGAACTCTTGGTTGTAAACCTACAGATACTACTCCAGATACAGACTGCAAACTTCACCAGGAAGATGGGGGCCTTCTTCATGAGCCAAAAAACTATCAATGGCTAGTGTGAAAAATGATTAACCTTACTATCACTCGACAGATATCGGACATGCTGCTAAGGCAATTCATTTCAAAGCAAGAAAGATAATTCATACAGTATCAAAAAGGTTCTCCAGGCAAAGGAAATCCCTACTCTCATCATGGTCACTTATGCATCAATGCATATCCAATGCAGATTTGGGTAGGAAATCTGGCCATTTGCCAATCTACCTTTGGATACTGTATTTTCTAGGTGAAAATCTGGTTACATGGAAGAACAAAAAGCAAATAGTTAGTGCTCAATCTAGTACAGAAGTTCAGTATCAAGCAATGGCCCAAGCCACATGTGAGTTAATGAGGGTTAAAAAGTTGATAACTAAATTAGGATGTCTAATTCAATAGCCAATGGAATGAGATGCGACAATCAAGTGGCCATCCATATCTCTATGAATCCTGTTTTCCATGGGGGAACTAAACACATCAAAGATGActattagttttttattattatttcacaCCCACagtccacacactcacaccatagtgggatttcaccacctatggatactcgaacccttgacctggtgttgaaactcttgtgagtctaccaccggggcAAGAGTAAGGTCCCAAGTTGactatttagttttttttttttttttttttttgggttagcttgtctgtacacacccatgtcagtacacacactccatgttagccacccccactagggatcgataccaagacctcaagtgttgaaacgaggtatctctactcagtctgccagttgagctatggatctgggtgtaagttGACTATTAGTTCATCCATGAGAAGAATgctataaaagaaattacaattcCATGTATCAGATCTACTGAACAAGTAGCAGATGTGTTGAAGGCTCAACTCCATATCATAACCAAGCTGGATGTGATTGACAtgcatgctccagcttgagggggagtgtcaGAGGAGTACATATGCCTGTAGTCCTGCAGACTACCACACCTACAATATATCTTTGCACGTTATGTCAAATTCCTAGTGATCTTTGCTAGGGCGTGATAGGCTGTATGTTACTATTTTCAGGAGAAGAGGTAAGAATGTAATTAGCAGGCTCTCTCTATCATGTGATGGTCTTTCACATTGAGAGAAGTCGATCTTTCCCAAAAATATTTCTCTCCACGTCTTCGTAATCAGTCTAACGACACAAGCTGCATTCTTCATGTTTTGTTCAAAGTATGATTGTAAAACCTTACCAGATCTAGACAATAATCAAATCTAATTTACCTAGCAAATTATAGCTACATTCAGATTTTCTGGAAGTAAAAAAAGTGGGTAGGAGCAGCAAGAaagcaaatatttcaaaatttcaaagaaTCACACATTCCAATCACAATCACATGTTCAAAACATAAAgaatgcaaataaataaataaaagcaatgGATGCTAAGATGCTAACTGAAATAGATGAGAGATATTGAAGTATACACCTGAATGAGACTGTGTGGGCCTCCACCAAACAGATGGTTgtacttttcaattttttcaagGACTTGATGTGCTTCTGGTTCATGACGCTGACGTAGTGCAGCCTCAGTAGGTATCAACAAAGTTATCAAGCGACGACATATTGGGCACTTACATGGCTGAAGCGCTGAGCCGTAATGCCAAACTCGCATGATACAATTAGCTGAAATGGGACCAGGAAAAGCACCCAAAAGTAGCTAGAGGATAGATGATGATGAAATTCACCAAAAAAAACCAGAACATCTAATAGTAAAATGGGAAATTCCAGCAGGTAATAGTATAGCTGCCACCACCAAACCTTCTACTTTTAATTAAAGCAACGAAAGGCAAGAAAGCATAATGTAAACAAGTTTCTTCGAAATGATGCATTGAGAACAGCAGCTCCAAAGCTATTCTATGAGCATTCAGTCTGTGATGGTAATTTAAAATAAAGAGCATTACTGGCAGAACAGATTTACTACACAAAGTTACCAACTAGACTTAGAATCAATTGTTTATTGGAGGGAGATTCTTGCAATACAATGATAGCTTGGGTGTCAAGGAAATGTGATCCTCCTTGGAAATTAGCCTTCATATCCAACTTTATAAGGCTAAAATTGTGATCAATGGCCATTTGTTTACAGCAAGTTCCTAGAGAGGTTAACTATATTGCAGATTCCAATGCCAAGGAAGGGGCCCCTAAGCCTTCTATTTGTACAGGATCTTCCCATCCATTGCCTTAATCAATCCTTCTACTTTCTTGCACAGTAGGCTTTTCTAATAAGATTGTTTTGTTATCAAAGAAAAAAGACAATATTTTAAAATGGAACCATCCATCAAATCATTTTTGTTGTAGTTTACGCCAGTCCAACCAGGTCAAACAGTTCCAAAGTGTTTAAAACCCGGACCAGACTAGATGGTCATACCAGTTTCGACAGGAAATGGACATCAAAACAAGCAGGATCACTATAAACCTGGGTCAATTGGGTGAATAGCTGTTTTCttcaaaggaaaaaaatgtaAGCTTACTGCAAAGCTCGAAGCAGCAACCTCAAATCGAAACCCAAACACCATAACCACTGTGCTTGTTTCAATGTGTTTCTGATTAATATGATTTCCACAGACATTGCCAAAACATTAAATAAAAGAAAGCATTTTGCATTGTGAGGTTTTTTGTTAATCTGGGATCGAGTTACATTCCAGGTTGTGGTCTGGCAGAGACCCTTAATTATATTCCAGGGAATAACCCTTGATTATAGGAAAGAGTGCTCAAGAAGACTATGACATGGATATATTAAAGAGATAATGAACGTACTATTGATGCCACTACATGCTATGCTTGAATACATCTTGCTGTATTCAAAGTATTACATAGCGTAACTCAGATGACCTCAGGAAATTTGTGATTAATTGATTTAAGGATTCATACCCCTCACATGGTGAGATGACGAGTGTTACATACTCTGCCTTAGTAATGATCTCTCTAGTATAGAATCCACAATGTCATCAATATAAGATGAATAAAGATGAGAATGTGGTAATCTGCATGTTCTGCATATGGATCTCCGAGACAAGTAGCGTACAGTTGTGTCTATGAAGGAGAACACAACACTGCATAATAGAAGGCAAGCAACCCTGGGTTGCTATATAATGAGATGAATAAAAATGGACAATGCCCAGCACTGTTGGCGTATTTGGGACATCGTGGATGCTATACTAGAAAGTAGTCATTATGTTTGTTTGGCACTCATAAAAGACATATAATAAGCTTTGATCACCATCTGAGAAAGCACAGGACTTAAATCAAGTGATAAGCACCACTTGTACATGAAGCATCCTAGCATTAGCCCTGTTAAATGGTCAAGCTGTTAGCATAATTGCATGAGAAGCGCCCTAGGAGGAGCAATGTGGTCAGGTCAGCCGAGTCATCTGGCTAGCTCTGTAAAGCACACATATCGCAATCTATGGAGGGCACAGGCCGCTGTCGTATGGACACCAGCAACCAAGTATCAAGAAGGCGCAAGCGATGGTTGCAAGGGGCTCAGCAGCCACACTAAGAGAGGGCAGGCGCGAGCAACCATTGTAAGAGAGCTAACAATCACGTCCAAAGAGCACACAGGCAACGGGTGCAAGAGGTAACAGTAGTCACACCCAGAAAGGGCACAAATGACAGACGAGAGCCACAGACATCATGCCTAGAAGGCGCAAACGACAGTTATGAACTCAACGGAGGTCTCACCCAGAAAGGGGGCGAACAACTATTGTGAGAACAACAGCGATCACACTCAGGCAGGGCACAAGCAACTAGGATTGAAAGTTGGGCAGGtcgggtcaggttggtgctcaaccctaacccaacacaAGGTtcatatacctcaaccctaacccaacctgactcaacgtcgagttgggaattctcaaccgaagcccaacccaagcgagcTCGATCAGGTTGGCCGGGTTGGCCAAGTGGATAcaggctaatattttcattattacattagtctattatatttcaatacacgtcttattttttgtacctataattttattaattatttatgtagttatttattgtaaagaacttcattttttctaaacaaagatgctaaaatataggacaacaactcctttaaaagtcgtgttgtgtagcacgcaatctatttgggagagagaaatccagcgtaACTTGTTAGCTTCAatcatcggaaatgacgtggaccactGAGACTCGACAgcactggaatttcctatgccttcaacacagacgatccacactcaagtATAATttgtaagtaacttatatatcgatcgggtttgggttgggtcgggcaacccgagcccaacccaagttttattgggttgttgtttgtatagcccaagcccgagaccgaacctgatacatcctgcccgagcccaacccaatgtcaggttggTCGGGctgaacccgcccgactttcaaccctacaAGCCACCATTCTAAAAGTGCCTTAAGGACCTTCCTAAATAATACAGGCTACTGCTGCAAGCTCATGGGCAATAGGTCAATCAAAGAACATGCCCCTTGCCACTGTGGGATAGGAATGTGCAAACACCCTTTCTAGCTGCACCCTGGGAACTGCATCCCTGGGCACAAGAGCAAATATGCCCTAAGGATCTTGCATTCTCCAGGGCACCAATAGGGACACGTCTTGGGGTTTTTAGAGGGATCTCTCAAAGAGGCCTACAACAATGAAAAATCTCTCCTTTCCTGAATGATGTGTGGCACAGTATTTATAGGCAAAGTCCAGTGAGGGACCCCCAGGACACATGTTGCACTCTAATTGGGCAAAAGGATGCAAGGTGAGAACTGTTCTGCACAAACCATCAAGGACGCATAGCACTCTCCCATTGGACGAGGAAAATCTTTCCTGCTAGCCGTCACATACACATGGCATGTCTTTAACTCAAATGCCCTTCTCAACTAGCACCATTCGCACCCTCCTAATTCGTTAAGGGTAAACTTCAATTGGCCACGAGTCACGCCCTCCTATGAGCAGGACAGGCTCACAATCTAGTGAGTTGTGCCCTCTCACATAACAATGCTCCACAAACTCCTATTAAGAGGGTGCGATCACTCCATAGCCCTTCTATATCCAAATCTAAGAAGGTACGACCTTCATTGCCCACGGTCTCCAACTATGAAGGTGCGGGCAACACTTATCATTTTTTACGTATCTACGGTGTTACTTGAAGAacacttattttatatatatatatatatatatatagagagagagagagagagagagagaggcatgctcacctgcgcacctttgcacacgtgtcatgggcgtctaatccgaacggtccatgtgatgcggaaatcccatgaaaccccaagggacaaattttcaccctgatctaaaattctggtgggccatagcaaaaagaaatgcaaatcaagggaggaaactgttttcatttttcatggcccaccaaagttttggatcaaagtaaaaattgggcccaggggtttcatgaggtgctgcttcacgtggaccattcagattttggaatcacatcacatatgataagttctcaaaaaagttcgcacgagttccgtgCAAACTGGTGTGCAGCTAAGcatttggctatatatatatatatattccatgaGCTGAAACAGATCTGGCTAGTTGGACAGGTGGTTGGACCAAACTGCCTAGAGAAAATGGGTCGCGGTCTGGCACAGGCTATATTCCCTGAGCTAAAACAGGTCTGGCTAGTTGGACAGGTGGTTGGACCAAACTGCCCAGAGAAAATGGGTCGTGGTCTGGCCCAGGCTTTAAAACAACTTGTTAAGATTAAAACAATTTGTTAAGAAGACACCTCTGGAATAGTGGATAATGAATTTAGGCATTTAAAGGGAGATTACAAGTTCAAGGTTCACCAACATAAatgtataatttttttaattaaatcactTGACCCAGGTTTCAAGTGAATCTAGACTATTTTTGTGTCCAGTCCGatccaattttttaaaatatgctTAGAAACTAGAACGGAACAATGACAGCTTTCTAACCAAACCTATATCTTACAGCAAAGCGGCCTGAAGTTGAGGAACATATTGTAATCAAGCATTTGTATGTTGCAGTGAGATTAATAGTTCCAAACTACCAATATCGCTGGGTGTTTGATCTTAAGCCTAAATAATGATGCAATTGCATGAGAAGATTGAAATATTCCTGACGGTTGACAACTGAAAGAAAGCTCCAACTAATGCTAAAATAAGAGGAAGATTGGAAAGGACCAAATCAAATGTGAGACAATCAATCAGATTGGACAATTCCGATTTCATACCCAACCAACCAAAGATCATCCTGCAGTTTCTTCAAATAAGAAACCAACCAAAAAACAGTTCAAGATGAGCTGATGTCAGCATGACATTTGCCAGTTCGTGATCCCATGCTGTGATACTCAGGTCCTTCAGAAAACTGGACTTCTTGAGTCCAATACTCAGATTCATGTAAGGATAAGGGACATCCCCTTCCCAAGACTTGAAATTCAAATTTACTAAGATTTTGAACTCTAAAAATTATCAATTAATTAGAACTTCTAGTAAACTGTGTCATTGGAAAATGAATTCAATTGTGATATGGTTGGGAAAGAATTCTAACATATAATGCTTATGAGCAATAATAATTCTTGCCATACCCATATTTTGACAATTCGGATTTTGAGGATCTGCCAAACCTATTCCTTGCCATATTCGATGCATGTACATGGACTTTGGTAACACAAGACTCCCATGCACTATGAGCTTTTATTTCAGAAAAATATGGACTTGTGTTGGGTTTAAACCCTGTTTTCAACATGAAAACAACCAGCTCATAATTTGGAAGTTCTATATCTATTTAAAGTGCTAACCAATTTCTTCGTTGATTCTAGTCACTAAATAAAGAATATTGAGCCTCCATATGTTTCTTAGTGAGTTCAAGTCACTCTTTCCTAAAATGTTTTGCCAATTTCTTTCTATTTAACCTATTTAGTCTACTTCTTCGGATGCCTTTGTTATTGACACAATCCTTCTTAGTCTTCCAATTATAGAGAGTTTTAGTGCATGGGGCACCCATGTCTATTGACACGACAGGGACATGGATGAAATGAGGGAGGATGCCAGTCTCTGTTTCTCAAAATCTAGGACATGGCATTGTCTTTTAGTCTTTGAACCATGCCCTTGCTTGTGGTTTCATAAACCAAATTTTGTTGTCTTTTAGTAGTCTTTGTCGCATGCTAGACTTAATGAAATTAAAGGTTTACAATGTTTGTATTGCGACACATTTTACGAAATTACTCACATATATGAGTGTAAACCATAATTAGAATCTAAAAAAATTGTGGTGACAAATAAAAGAGGAACCCAATGCAAAAGGGGTTGGTCATAACATATCTGTACAAGTACCTTACAAGTATCCAACATTGGGTCTCACATCGTGTCTGACACGATATGCTGAGCATATGCAAGTATCTAGGTATCATAGATCCCCAACGGGTTCTGAAATAGCAAAAAGTTcagatcactaaaccatgggccccacttgtacaaactgaaaaacccAGGCATGTTGTCAATTCTCCGGTTGAGAGTTGTATGCGTCCCTTGCATAGACTAAGGTCGAGGAATGTATAATTCCTCCATTACCAGTATCCAACTAAACAAGGAGGCTAATAGCTAGCCATGAAACATAAAGATCATGATTGATAATTGTGACATTGCCATGTGGATTTTCACACTAAGTACTGTTTTACTCTCCTGTTAAATTACCAAGCAGCTCCAAAATTCATCAAATAGTTGAAAAACTACGACACTGATGCCTCTACAAGTCCATGTAGAGTAAGTTACTCTTCAAGTGCTGCAGGTGGGGCTCACCAGGATGCATGTATGGCATCTGACCTGTTCATCGTGGTCGTGTTCCATACTGAATTTTGGGCACCTGAAAATTCAGGCTAATCcaaccatcatatgggccaccacATGATCTGGAGGTTTTCAAACGATTTttaactgtttcctataatgggGCCAACTATTTTGTCTATATCTCATCCAGACCGTGCAT
Protein-coding regions in this window:
- the LOC131235614 gene encoding uncharacterized protein LOC131235614 isoform X2; protein product: MTTSTFLAKPTALTGSALLLGAFPGPISANCIMRVWHYGSALQPCKCPICRRLITLLIPTEAALRQRHEPEAHQVLEKIEKYNHLFGGGPHSLIQRLRDLPFFVKRMLRELMDPQRSLPLVHRTRMIFAMVLTGIYVLSPIDILPEGMLGIFGLLDDLLIVVTVFLHLAAIYRSALVFRHGRT
- the LOC131235614 gene encoding uncharacterized protein LOC131235614 isoform X1; this translates as MDGPPVNDCCSVCHDNFNLPCQANCSHWFCANCIMRVWHYGSALQPCKCPICRRLITLLIPTEAALRQRHEPEAHQVLEKIEKYNHLFGGGPHSLIQRLRDLPFFVKRMLRELMDPQRSLPLVHRTRMIFAMVLTGIYVLSPIDILPEGMLGIFGLLDDLLIVVTVFLHLAAIYRSALVFRHGRT